In Chryseobacterium camelliae, one DNA window encodes the following:
- a CDS encoding DUF3127 domain-containing protein gives MELQGTVKKITETQTFASGFQKREMVILTQEQYPQPINIEFLSDKISLLDNVREGENVKVGINIRGREWVSPQGETKYFNSITGWRLEKVSDNGSEPIQAAPSSSSSQTSNENPFAGDDDDDLPF, from the coding sequence ATGGAATTACAAGGAACGGTAAAGAAAATCACTGAAACCCAAACGTTTGCAAGCGGATTTCAAAAGAGAGAAATGGTTATTCTGACGCAGGAGCAGTATCCGCAGCCTATCAATATAGAATTTCTGTCTGACAAGATCAGTTTGCTGGATAATGTAAGAGAAGGCGAGAACGTGAAAGTGGGCATCAACATCAGAGGAAGAGAGTGGGTCTCTCCACAGGGCGAAACAAAATACTTCAATTCCATCACAGGATGGAGGCTGGAAAAAGTTTCCGATAACGGTTCAGAACCTATCCAGGCTGCACCTTCATCATCTTCGTCCCAAACTTCCAACGAGAATCCTTTTGCAGGGGATGATGATGACGATTTACCTTTTTAA
- the aat gene encoding leucyl/phenylalanyl-tRNA--protein transferase, whose protein sequence is MVRLDEHEISFPDPLLYDGHEGVIAFGGDLSVERVWFAYTLGIFPWYNPDEEILWWCPDPRFVLFPDRLHVSKSMRKILNRNVFTFTENQDFRAVISNCQQIRRRDQSGTWLSDELMQSFIQLHEYGLAKSVEVWQDGALVGGFYGIQMGRVFCGESMFAKVSNASKAGFIHFVETHRNELDIIDCQSHTDHLESLGAEMISKKEFLTILYQNNERR, encoded by the coding sequence ATGGTTCGACTCGATGAACATGAGATTTCATTCCCGGATCCGCTTTTATACGACGGGCATGAGGGCGTTATTGCTTTCGGCGGTGACCTTTCCGTGGAAAGAGTCTGGTTTGCCTATACTTTAGGCATTTTTCCCTGGTACAATCCGGATGAGGAAATCCTTTGGTGGTGCCCGGATCCCAGGTTCGTATTATTCCCCGACCGCCTGCACGTGTCCAAATCCATGCGTAAGATTCTGAACCGGAATGTGTTTACTTTTACGGAAAATCAGGATTTCAGGGCCGTCATCAGCAACTGCCAGCAGATCCGGAGGAGAGATCAGTCGGGAACCTGGCTCTCAGATGAACTCATGCAATCATTCATCCAGCTTCATGAATATGGCCTGGCCAAGAGTGTTGAGGTCTGGCAGGATGGAGCACTGGTGGGAGGGTTCTACGGAATCCAGATGGGAAGAGTATTTTGCGGGGAAAGCATGTTTGCTAAAGTCAGCAATGCTTCCAAAGCGGGGTTTATCCATTTTGTAGAAACGCATAGGAATGAGCTGGACATCATAGACTGCCAGTCACATACAGACCACTTGGAAAGCCTGGGTGCGGAAATGATTTCA